A single region of the Sorex araneus isolate mSorAra2 chromosome 7, mSorAra2.pri, whole genome shotgun sequence genome encodes:
- the TNNT2 gene encoding troponin T, cardiac muscle codes for MSDAEEVVEEYEEEQEEEDWQEDEDEQEEAAEEAEAEPEAEADAEADAEAGETNAEDGEQEEESKDAEDGPVEESKPKPRPFMPNLVPPKIPDGERVDFDDIHRKRMEKDLNELQTLIEAHFENRKKEEEELLSLKDRIEKRRAERAEQQRIRNEREKERQARLAEERARREEEDNRRKAEDEARKKKALSNMMHFGGYIQKLPCCLPLQTERKSGKRQTEREKKKKILAERRKALAIDHLNEDQLREKAKELWQNIYDLEAEKFDLQEKFKQQKYEINVLRNRINDNQKVSKSRGKAKVTGRWK; via the exons AGGAGGACTGGCAGGAGGACGAAGACG AGCAGGAGGAGGCCGCCGAGGAGGCTGAGGCAGAGCCCGAAGCTGAGGCCGACGCAGAGGCTGACGCTGAGGCCGGGGAGACCAACGCAGAAG ATGGcgaacaggaggaggagagcaaggACGCTGAAG ACGGCCCAGTGGAGGAGTCCAAGCCCAAGCCCAG GCCTTTCATGCCCAACCTGGTGCCCCCCAAGATCCCTGACGGAGAGAGAGTGGACTTTGAT GACATCCACCGGAAGCGCATGGAGAAGGACCTGAACGAGCTGCAGACGCTGATCGAGGCCCACTTTGAAaacaggaagaaggaggaggaggagctccTCTCCCTCAAGGACAGGATT GAGAAGCGGCGCGCGGAGCGGGCGGAGCAGCAGCGCATCCGGAACGAGCGGGAGAAGGAGCGCCAGGCCCGGCTGGCC GAGGAGCGGGCCCGGCGGGAAGAGGAGGACAACAGGAGGAAGGCGGAGGACGAGGCTCGGAAGAAGAAGGCCTTGTCCAACATGATGCATTTCGGGGGCTACATCCAGAAG CTACCCTGCTGTCTCCCACTCCAGACCGAGCGGAAAAGTGGGAAGAGGCAAACCGAgcgggaaaagaagaagaagatccTTGCGGAGAGGAGGAAGGCGCTGGCCATCGACCACCTGAATGAAGACCAGCTGAG GGAGAAGGCCAAGGAGCTGTGGCAGAACATCTACGACCTGGAGGCTGAGAAGTTCGACCTGCAGGAGAAGTTCAAGCAGCAGAAGTACGAG ATCAATGTTCTCCGGAACAGAATCAACGATAACCAGAAAGT CTCCAAGAGCCGCGGCAAGGCCAAGGTGACGGGGCGCTGGAAGTAG